One genomic region from Jilunia laotingensis encodes:
- a CDS encoding tetratricopeptide repeat protein, whose product MKTLTLLFTILLSFPFALTAQSVGDVLQTVAVAMSAGQTEKAVSLFQQAIQQNVDKAEMFYWTNVDKNSDICVKMADELASHYKRMRNYDKAYLFYKELLQRKPNDVGYLVSCAEMEVARGKEQEALRTYKKVMELDADNLAANIFIGNYLYLMAEQEKQQLERDYKKINAPTRMQHARYRDGLSRVLTTGYNQAKEYLQNVVRQFPSTEARKTLEKIQRIEKEINR is encoded by the coding sequence ATGAAAACCTTAACATTACTTTTTACAATTTTGCTGTCTTTTCCGTTTGCGCTTACTGCCCAATCGGTTGGAGATGTGTTGCAGACGGTGGCTGTAGCTATGTCTGCAGGACAAACGGAAAAAGCTGTCAGCCTGTTTCAACAGGCCATTCAACAGAACGTTGACAAGGCGGAAATGTTCTATTGGACAAACGTGGATAAGAACAGTGATATTTGTGTAAAGATGGCAGATGAGTTGGCATCTCATTATAAGAGAATGCGGAACTATGATAAGGCTTATCTGTTTTATAAAGAGTTGCTTCAACGGAAACCGAACGATGTCGGTTATCTGGTATCGTGTGCCGAAATGGAGGTGGCACGTGGCAAAGAGCAGGAAGCGTTGAGGACTTATAAAAAAGTAATGGAGTTGGATGCTGACAATCTGGCAGCCAACATCTTTATCGGAAATTATCTTTACCTGATGGCAGAGCAGGAAAAACAACAGTTGGAACGCGATTATAAAAAGATTAACGCTCCGACCCGGATGCAGCACGCTCGCTACAGGGACGGGTTAAGCCGTGTGCTGACTACGGGATATAATCAGGCGAAAGAGTATTTGCAAAACGTGGTTCGCCAGTTTCCCTCGACAGAAGCACGGAAGACATTAGAGAAAATTCAACGGATTGAAAAGGAGATCAATCGGTAA
- a CDS encoding MATE family efflux transporter, whose amino-acid sequence MKRIVSIGTINKRILEIAIPSIISNITVPLLGLIDVTIVGHLGSPAYIGAIAVGGLLFNIIYWIFGFLRMGTSGMTSQAYGKRDLDEVTRLLLRSVGVGLFIAVCLLALQYPILKGAFFLIKATPEIESLATLYFYICIWGAPAMLGLYGFAGWFIGMQNSRFPMYIAITQNIVNIVASLSFVYLLKMKVEGVAFGTLIAQYAGFLMAVLLWLRYYKSLRKRVVFKGIWKKQAMYRFFSVNRDIFLRTLCLVIVTMYFTSAGASQGEVVLAVNTLLMQLFTLFSYIMDGFAYAGEALAGKYIGARNRLALHQTIRQLFAWGIGLSVAFTLLYAIGGKSFLGLLTNETTVIQEAGHYFYWVLAIPLAGFSAFLWDGIFIGATATRQMLVSILVASVFFFLVYYAFHEWMGNHALWLAFLVYLSLRGIMETLLAKKIPMIGA is encoded by the coding sequence ATGAAAAGAATAGTTTCCATCGGTACAATAAATAAACGCATCCTCGAGATCGCCATACCCTCCATAATATCTAATATAACTGTCCCTCTACTGGGATTGATCGATGTCACTATTGTGGGGCACTTGGGTTCACCGGCATACATCGGAGCCATTGCAGTAGGCGGGTTGTTATTCAATATCATTTACTGGATTTTCGGTTTTCTTCGTATGGGTACGAGTGGGATGACCTCACAAGCTTATGGCAAGCGCGACTTGGATGAAGTCACGCGGTTATTATTGCGTTCGGTAGGTGTCGGTTTGTTCATTGCCGTCTGTCTCCTCGCGTTGCAATACCCTATTCTAAAAGGAGCTTTTTTCCTTATAAAAGCCACCCCGGAAATCGAATCGCTTGCCACTCTTTACTTCTATATCTGCATTTGGGGCGCACCCGCCATGTTGGGGCTTTACGGCTTTGCCGGCTGGTTCATCGGAATGCAAAACTCCCGCTTCCCCATGTACATAGCCATCACGCAAAACATTGTGAATATTGTCGCCAGCCTCAGCTTTGTCTACCTATTGAAAATGAAGGTGGAGGGAGTGGCATTCGGAACACTTATCGCCCAATATGCGGGATTTCTGATGGCAGTATTGTTGTGGCTCCGTTACTATAAATCACTCCGTAAGCGGGTTGTTTTCAAAGGGATTTGGAAAAAACAGGCCATGTACCGTTTCTTCTCCGTGAACCGGGATATTTTCCTGCGTACCCTCTGCCTTGTCATCGTAACCATGTATTTCACTTCGGCAGGTGCCTCACAAGGTGAAGTAGTATTGGCCGTGAACACCCTACTCATGCAGTTATTCACTCTCTTTTCATACATAATGGATGGCTTTGCTTATGCCGGTGAAGCTTTAGCTGGAAAATATATCGGAGCAAGAAACCGATTGGCTCTTCATCAGACCATACGCCAGCTATTCGCATGGGGTATCGGACTTTCGGTCGCATTTACCCTGCTTTACGCCATAGGGGGTAAATCTTTTCTCGGATTATTAACCAATGAAACAACCGTTATCCAAGAAGCTGGTCATTATTTTTATTGGGTACTTGCCATTCCTTTAGCGGGATTTTCCGCTTTCCTTTGGGACGGCATATTCATAGGGGCAACTGCTACCCGGCAAATGTTGGTTTCCATACTGGTTGCGTCTGTCTTCTTTTTCCTGGTATATTACGCTTTTCATGAATGGATGGGCAATCATGCCTTGTGGTTGGCTTTCCTTGTTTATCTTTCACTTAGGGGAATCATGGAAACCTTACTTGCAAAAAAGATCCCGATGATAGGAGCTTGA
- a CDS encoding MmcQ/YjbR family DNA-binding protein, whose protein sequence is MNIETAREYCLKKKGATESFPFDETSLVMKVMGKMFALIDLEYANSITLKCEPEYALELRERYAAIDGAYHFNKKYWNSIRFEEDADDRLICQLIDHSYEEVIKKFTKKLKAEYDALP, encoded by the coding sequence ATGAATATAGAAACTGCAAGAGAATACTGTTTGAAGAAGAAAGGAGCAACCGAAAGTTTTCCTTTTGATGAAACATCCTTGGTGATGAAAGTGATGGGAAAAATGTTTGCCCTCATCGATCTGGAATATGCCAATTCGATCACTTTAAAATGCGAACCCGAATACGCCCTTGAACTGCGGGAACGTTATGCCGCCATCGATGGAGCATACCATTTCAATAAGAAATATTGGAACAGCATACGATTTGAAGAAGATGCCGATGACCGTTTGATCTGCCAATTAATAGATCATTCCTATGAAGAGGTAATAAAGAAATTCACCAAAAAGTTAAAAGCCGAATATGATGCACTCCCCTGA
- a CDS encoding YraN family protein, producing the protein MAEHNALGKAGEDAAVAYLESHGYVIRHRNWRKGHLELDIIAAKNDELIVVEVKTRSDADIMQPEEAVDRQKIKHTVRAADTYIRFFQIDVPVRFDIVTVVGKPGNFKIEHIKEAFYPPIF; encoded by the coding sequence ATGGCCGAACATAATGCCTTGGGTAAAGCCGGAGAAGATGCCGCAGTAGCTTATCTGGAAAGTCATGGTTACGTCATTCGCCATCGCAACTGGAGAAAAGGACATCTGGAGCTGGATATCATAGCTGCCAAAAATGACGAGTTGATTGTAGTTGAAGTGAAAACCCGGAGCGATGCCGACATCATGCAACCCGAAGAAGCGGTAGACAGACAGAAAATCAAACATACGGTGAGAGCCGCAGATACTTATATCCGATTCTTTCAGATCGATGTCCCGGTACGTTTCGATATCGTCACGGTCGTCGGAAAGCCGGGAAACTTTAAAATAGAACATATAAAAGAGGCATTTTATCCACCGATATTCTGA
- a CDS encoding nucleoside deaminase codes for MLDDTYFMKQALIEAQKAGERGEVPVGAVIVCKGRVIARAHNLTETLNDVTAHAEMQAITAAANVLGGKYLNECTLYVTVEPCVMCAGAIAWAQVGKLVFGADDEKRGYQKYAAQALHPKTEVVKGILSEECAVLMKEFFAAKRRAKG; via the coding sequence ATGCTCGACGATACCTATTTCATGAAGCAGGCGCTCATTGAAGCGCAGAAAGCCGGAGAGAGGGGAGAAGTTCCTGTCGGGGCGGTAATCGTTTGCAAAGGGCGGGTGATTGCCCGTGCCCATAACCTGACTGAGACACTGAATGATGTGACGGCACATGCCGAGATGCAAGCCATCACTGCAGCTGCCAATGTCCTTGGCGGGAAATATCTGAACGAATGCACTCTATATGTCACGGTAGAACCTTGTGTGATGTGTGCCGGGGCCATTGCTTGGGCACAGGTCGGGAAGTTGGTTTTTGGAGCCGATGATGAAAAAAGGGGGTATCAAAAATATGCGGCACAGGCATTACATCCTAAAACGGAAGTCGTGAAGGGTATTCTGTCTGAAGAATGTGCCGTACTGATGAAAGAATTCTTTGCTGCAAAGCGGAGAGCGAAAGGATGA
- a CDS encoding biotin--[acetyl-CoA-carboxylase] ligase, translating to MMHSPDGFPVPLIRIRETNSTNLYLNHLCNETVQAEFTTVISRYQTAGRGQRGNSWESEDGKNLLFSFVLYPGFLEAKRQFLLSQIISLAIKETLDVYTNDISIKWPNDIYWKDKKICGMLIEHNLAGSYIERSIAGIGININQQQFFSPAPNPVSLWQITGKEENPVEIASDIMQRVQEYYRLLRQDAVEQIGVRYQKSLFRRNGLHSYKDAEGEFKATILRVEPEGRLILKDENGKERGYMFKEVEFRFTD from the coding sequence ATGATGCACTCCCCTGATGGATTTCCTGTTCCGCTTATCCGGATCAGGGAAACAAATTCCACTAACCTTTACCTGAACCACCTTTGCAACGAAACCGTGCAGGCAGAGTTTACCACCGTCATATCCCGGTACCAAACGGCCGGCAGGGGACAACGCGGGAATTCATGGGAATCAGAAGACGGAAAAAACCTACTGTTCAGCTTCGTACTATATCCCGGATTCCTTGAAGCAAAACGCCAGTTCCTTCTTTCACAAATCATTTCCCTAGCTATAAAAGAAACACTGGATGTCTATACAAACGACATCTCCATTAAGTGGCCGAACGATATCTACTGGAAAGACAAAAAGATCTGCGGTATGCTGATAGAACACAATCTCGCGGGAAGTTACATTGAAAGAAGCATTGCAGGCATCGGGATAAATATCAACCAACAACAGTTTTTCAGTCCGGCTCCGAATCCGGTATCTTTGTGGCAGATAACCGGCAAGGAAGAAAATCCGGTAGAGATCGCGAGTGACATCATGCAACGTGTACAGGAATACTATCGTTTACTCCGGCAAGATGCTGTAGAACAGATCGGAGTGCGTTATCAAAAATCACTGTTCAGACGCAACGGATTACATTCGTATAAAGATGCTGAAGGCGAATTCAAAGCCACCATCCTCCGAGTAGAACCGGAAGGACGGCTGATACTAAAAGATGAAAATGGTAAGGAACGAGGATATATGTTTAAAGAAGTCGAATTTAGGTTTACCGATTGA